The following coding sequences are from one Triticum dicoccoides isolate Atlit2015 ecotype Zavitan chromosome 4A, WEW_v2.0, whole genome shotgun sequence window:
- the LOC119285574 gene encoding ricin B-like lectin R40C1: protein MFGFGHHGHHGQNPPANAPAAGGGNQPTFKIFCKADEGYCLSVRDGNVVLAPSNPRDEHQHWFKDMRFSTQIKDEEGNPAFAIVNKATGLAVKHSLGQSHPVKLVPFNPEYLDESVMWTESGDVGKGFRCIRMVNNIRLNFDALNGDKDHGGVHDGTTVVLWEWAKGDNQSWKILPWGEEAYAGGSANAPRGGSTEPTVRIFCKADDGFSATVRNGAVVLAPTNPRDEYQHWFKDMRHSNRIKDEEGYPAFALVNKVTGEAIKHSQGEGHPVKLVPYNANYQDESVLWTESRDVGAGFRCIRMVNNIYLNFDALHGDKEHGGVRDGTSLVLWKWCEGDNQRWKILPW, encoded by the exons ATGTTCGGCTTCGGTCACCACGGCCACCATGGCCAGAACCCCCCTGCCAACGCTCCGGCCGCCGGCGGCGGCAACCAGCCCACCTTCAAGATCTTCTGCAAGGCCGACGAGGGCTACTGCCTCTCCGTCCGCGACGGCAACGTCGTCCTCGCCCCCTCCAACCCCCGCGACGAGCACCAGCACTGGTTCAAGGACATGCGCTTCAGCACCCAGATCAAGGACGAGGAAGGTAACCCCGCCTTCGCCATCGTCAACAAGGCCACTGGTCTCGCCGTCAAGCACTCCCTCGGCCAGTCCCACCCG GTGAAGCTCGTGCCATTCAACCCGGAGTACCTCGACGAGTCCGTGATGTGGACGGAGAGCGGCGACGTCGGCAAGGGCTTCCGCTGCATTCGCATGGTGAACAACATCCGCCTCAACTTTGACGCCCTCAACGGCGACAAGGACCACGGCGGCGTGCACGACGGCACCACCGTCGTCCTCTGGGAGTGGGCCAAGGGCGACAACCAGAGCTGGAAGATCCTCCCCTGGGGCGAAGAGGCCTACGCCGGAGGCAGCGCCAACGCCCCCCGCGGCGGCTCCACAGAGCCCACCGTGCGCATCTTCTGCAAGGCCGACGACGGCTTCAGCGCCACCGTTCGCAACGGCGCTGTGGTCCTCGCGCCCACCAACCCCCGCGACGAGTACCAGCACTGGTTCAAGGACATGAGGCACAGCAACCGCATCAAGGATGAGGAAGGCTACCCGGCCTTCGCCCTCGTCAACAAGGTGACAGGCGAGGCCATCAAGCACTCCCAAGGCGAGGGCCACCCG GTGAAGCTGGTGCCATACAACGCCAACTACCAGGACGAGTCAGTGTTGTGGACTGAGAGCCGCGACGTGGGCGCCGGCTTCCGGTGCATCCGCATGGTGAACAACATCTACCTCAACTTTGACGCTCTCCACGGcgacaaggagcacggcggcgtgcGCGACGGCACCTCCCTCGTGCTGTGGAAGTGGTGTGAGGGCGACAACCAGCGCTGGAAGATCCTCCCCTGGT AA